One Phaseolus vulgaris cultivar G19833 chromosome 11, P. vulgaris v2.0, whole genome shotgun sequence genomic window carries:
- the LOC137827708 gene encoding zinc finger CCCH domain-containing protein 48-like, translated as MDVKFSRMDKKIGGTTCVYWRAGRCNRNPCKFLHRETSSLHVNARSKYCGKKSHSSSNNTSKYNPKKKLVRKRGDGTNVVKVSKKSSTSICKYWTNNNCVYGEQCPHLHSWFQGDGFSTLKKLHQHKKAITGITLLAGTNKLYYGSTDGTVRIWDCHTGQCLKVLNFGTQVNSLISEGPWVFVGLNNVIKALNTKTNLEFTLDGPKGRILHMTVGNNILFAGAEDGVITAWRESSEVKSPFELVASLTGHTKSVVCLTIGRKMLYSGSMDQSIKVWDMDTLQCTMTLNEHNDVVTSLICWDEFLLSSSSDGTIKIWACMEEGTLTVLYTHIEQNAIVSIFRMPNANGKPILFSSCTDNSVRMYELPSFSERGLLYAKKDIASFELGPDGLFFTGDETGLLSVWKWNELPTMTSN; from the exons ATGGATGTAAAGTTTAGCAGAATGGATAAGAAAATTGGTGGGACAACTTGTGTCTACTGGCGAGCGGGGAGATGCAACAGAAATCCGTGCAAATTTCTACACAGAGAAACATCCTCATTACATGTTAATGCCAGAAGCAAATATTGTGGAAAAAAATCTCATTCATCCTCTAATAATACCTCCAAATATAACCCCAAGAAAAAATTGGTTAGAAAGAGAGGAGATGGGACAAATGTTGTTAAGGTGTCTAAGAAATCATCTACAAGTATATGCAAATATTGGACCAACAACAACTGTGTGTACGGTGAACAATGCCCTCATTTACATTCATGGTTTCAAGGTGATGGGTTTTCCACATTAAAAAAACTTCACCAACACAAAAAG GCTATCACCGGAATTACGCTTCTGGCTGGaaccaacaaactttattatggAAGCACCGATGGAACCGTTCGGATATGGGATTGCCATACAGGTCAATGTCTTAAAGTCCTAAATTTTGGCACCCAAGTTAACTCTTTGATAAGTGAGGGGCCATGGGTTTTTGTTGGTTTGAACAATGTTATCAAG GCTTTGAATACTAAGACCAATTTGGAGTTTACTCTTGATGGACCCAAAGGAAGGATCCTTCACATGACTGTTGGTAACAACATCCTTTTTGCCGGGGCAGAG gaTGGTGTCATTACTGCCTGGAGAGAAAGCTCTGAAGTTAAGTCTCCTTTTGAATTAGTTGCCTCACTAACTGGTCACACTAAATCTGTGGTTTGCCTAACTATTGGACGCAAGATGTTGTACTCCGGATCCATGGACCAAAGCATAAAG GTCTGGGACATGGATACATTACAATGTACAATGACACTCAATGAACATAATGATGTAGTCACATCCCTTATTTGTTGGGACGAATTTTTGCTGTCAAGTTCATCTGATGGCACAATTAAGATCTGGGCATGCATGGAAGAAGGAACTCTGACTGTGCTATATACACACATTGAACAAA ATGCCATTGTCTCAATTTTTAGGATGCCTAATGCAAATGGCAAGCCAATATTGTTTTCCTCTTGTACAGACAATTCAGTACGCATGTACGAATTGCCATC attttcagagagaggtCTTTTATATGCTAAGAAAGACATTGCATCTTTCGAGTTAGGACCTGATGGACTCTTCTTCACTGGCGATGAGACTGGTTTGCTTAGTGTATGGAAGTGGAATGAGTTACCTACGATGACATCCAATTGA
- the LOC137806250 gene encoding uncharacterized protein has protein sequence MSEFKMPFAEGVSINRPSMFGGLNYAFWKIIMNILMVSIDMRIWDAVVNGHFVAMQVVKEETIKKSWSEWSESEKKKAQYDSIAKNIITSALNMDEFFRESQCNSAKEMWEILEVRHDDTDDVKRSRKNSLIQEYELFKMEPEENIADVKKWFTHIVNHLTGLMKVFDREKLNIKVLK, from the coding sequence atgtctgagtttaaaatgccttttgctgaggGTGTGTCTATCAATAGACCTTCTATGTTTGGTGgattgaattatgcattttggaaaattataatgaatattttaatgGTATCTATTGACATGAGAatttgggatgcagtggtcaatGGACATTTTGTAGCTATGCAGGTGGTCAAAGAAGAAACTATAAAGAAGTCATGGTCAGAATGGAGTGAAAGTgaaaagaagaaggctcaatatgattcTATAGCAAAGAACATCATCACCTCTGCCTTGAATATGGATGAATTCTTTAGAGAGTCTCAGTGCAACTcggctaaggagatgtgggaaatATTAGAGGTAAGACATGACGACACAGATGATGTGAAAAGATCAAGAAAGAACTCACTCATTCAAGAATATGAACTTTTCAAGATGGAGCCAGAAGAAAATATTGCCGATGTGAAAAAATggtttacacatattgtaaacCATCTCACTGGACTTATGAAGGTTTTTGACAGGGAAAAGCTCAACATTAAGGTGTTGAAATGA
- the LOC137812521 gene encoding uncharacterized protein, whose protein sequence is MPPVAPRSGDAIFANVERVNAELFTLTYGAIVRQLLTDLEEVEEVNKQLDQMGYNIGIRLIDEFLAKSNVSRCNDFKETTDVIAKVGFKMFLGVTASVTNWDADGTCCSIVLEDNPLVDFVELPDNCQGLYYCNILSGVIRGALDMVSMKTEVTWLRDVLRGDDLFELQVKLLKHVPEEYPYKDDE, encoded by the exons ATGCCTCCCGTCGCTCCTCGATCCGGCGATGCCATATTCGCCAACGTCGAACGCGTT AATGCGGAGCTGTTTACTTTGACTTACGGTGCAATTGTGCGTCAATTGCTCACGGATCTGGAAGAGGTTGAGGAGGTTAACAAGCAGCTTGATCAAAT GGGTTATAATATTGGAATCCGTTTGATTGATGAGTTTTTAGCTAAGTCTAATGTCTCAAGATGCAACGATTTCAAAGAGACAACTGATGTAATTGCAAAG GTTGGTTTTAAAATGTTCCTTGGTGTTACTGCATCTGTGACCAATTGGGATGCTGATGGGACATGTTGTAGTATTGTTTTGGAGGATAATCCTTTGGTAGATTTTGTTGAGCTTCCTGACAACTGCCAAGGTCTGTACTATTGCAACATCTTAAGTGGAGTCATTAGAGGAGCCTTAGATATG GTGTCAATGAAGACTGAGGTAACTTGGCTCCGTGATGTGCTTCGAGGTGACGATCTGTTTGAGTTGCAGGTAAAACTTCTCAAGCATGTTCCAGAAGAGTATCCATACAAAGATGATGAgtga